Genomic DNA from Candidatus Methylomirabilota bacterium:
TCGAGCGACGCCAGGTGAGGCGCCAGCGCCTTGATGAGCAGGGCCGAGGCGGCGCGATTCCGGTTGTGGCACTCGTCGCCCATCTGGAGGGCCTGGGCGATCAGCGCCCGCACGTCCACGCCGCCGGTGCGCCGGATCGCCTCGCCGAGGGCCGGCCCCAGAATGTCGCGGAACCAGTGGAGGCGCTCGATCACCTCGGGAGCGAAGGCGCCGTAGCGCAGGACCTTGCCCAGGCCCTCGTTGAGGGTGGAGTAGGCGCGGTTGCCACGCGCGCGGTTCTCGACGACGAAGACCGGCATCGAGGCCGTCGTGACGCCCGCCATCGGCCCCACGGCGGCGTGATGGTGACAGGGGTCGAATCGCACGCCGCCCGCGGCCGCCAGCCGCGCGGCGTCGTCCGGCGTCGAGGCCAGTCCCTCGTAGAGCAGGGCGCCGACGAGGGCGCCGCGGAGGGGGCCGCTCATGCGCGTCCACTCGATCGGCGGTCCGGCGTGGAGGATCAGGTCGCGGGCCATGCCCGGAATGACCTCGATGGCCGGGCGGACGTCGATCAGCACCTGATGGGCGGAGAGCAGGCGAGCGAGCGCCTCGCGATTCGCTGCGTCGACATCGTCGCGCCAGAGCGCGGCCAGCTCACGCTCCATGGCCGGGGGATGCCAGTCGACCCGCGTCACCCGCGCCCCCTGGCTGGCGAGGGCATCGGCGAAGAGATCGGGCCCGGCGGACACGGCCACCACATCGCGGTCGAGCAGGCCCCGCTCAGCGCTCATCGCGTCCCCGCGCCAGCTCGCGCGCCGTCGCGGCCGCCAGCCGGTTGCTCGG
This window encodes:
- a CDS encoding DUF1116 domain-containing protein — encoded protein: MSAERGLLDRDVVAVSAGPDLFADALASQGARVTRVDWHPPAMERELAALWRDDVDAANREALARLLSAHQVLIDVRPAIEVIPGMARDLILHAGPPIEWTRMSGPLRGALVGALLYEGLASTPDDAARLAAAGGVRFDPCHHHAAVGPMAGVTTASMPVFVVENRARGNRAYSTLNEGLGKVLRYGAFAPEVIERLHWFRDILGPALGEAIRRTGGVDVRALIAQALQMGDECHNRNRAASALLIKALAPHLASLDLPPAERARLLAFAAGNDHFFLNVGMAACKAAADAAHGVPRSSLVTTMARNGTQFGIRVSGLGDRWFTAEAQTPVGLYFAGFGAADANPDIGDSAITETAGIGGFAMGAAPAIVEFVGGTPADALRSTRLMYEITLGENTAYRLPPLDFRGTPTGIDVRLVMQTGILPQINTGIAHREAGIGQIGAGLVKPPRACFESALRALAAERHGD